A genomic window from Archocentrus centrarchus isolate MPI-CPG fArcCen1 chromosome 2, fArcCen1, whole genome shotgun sequence includes:
- the LOC115796342 gene encoding NLR family CARD domain-containing protein 3-like has product MDQCEDREEGVPPSKTTLCGEHESQTKAQRNQRGTKRKPEPEPEPSCVSLQSEQSLNGLINFEGQQPSTAEREDRESSEVPSGQSAQEHQTQLDSIIMLLEENIITFVKNELKKIQKVLNPEFQYQKEDEELVPVEEEANRKENREAFVKITLHFLRTMKQEELADRLHSKFPITCQHKLKSNQKKKFQCVFEGIAKAGNPTLLNQLYTELYITEGGTAEVNDEHEVRQIETASRKPDKPETTIRQEDIFKGSPGRDEPIRTVLTKGVAGIGKTVLTQKFTLDWAEDKANQDIQFMFPFTFRELNVLKEKKFSLVELVHHFFTETKEAGICSFEDFQVVFIFDGLDECRLPLDFHNTEILADVTESTSVDVLLTNLISGNLLPSARLWITTRPAAANQIPSDCVDMVTEVRGFTDPQKEEYFRKRFRDKELVSKIISHINTSRSLHIMCHIPVFCWITATVLEDMLKTRERGELPKTLTEMYIHFLVVQAKVKTVKYDGGTETDSHWSPESRKMIESLGKLAFDQLQKGNLIFYESDLTECGIDIRAASVYSGVFTQIFIEERGLYQDKVFCFIHLSVQEFLAALHVHLTFINSGVNLLEEQQTASQTEQHLYQSAVNKALQSPNGHLDLFLRFLLGLSLRTNQSLLRGLLTQTGSGSQTNQETVQYIKVKLSENLSAEKSINLFHCLNELNDRSLVEEIQQSLSSGSLSTDKLSPAQWSALVFILLSSEEDLHVFDLKKYSGSEQALLKMLPVVKASKKALLNSCNLSERSCQALSSLLSSESSSLRQLDLSNNELKDSGVKVLCCALRSPHCKLDTLRLSGCLITNEGCTSLASALSVDPSSLRELDLSYNHPGEAGVKLLKELRLETVRVEPAGVQWLIPGLRKYSCQLTIDTNTVNTKLQLSDNNRKVTRVEEVQSYPDHPDRFDRWPQLLCRDGLTGCCYWEVECKGDVYISTSSVCGLSCWHSVLLQSLV; this is encoded by the exons atggatcagtgtgaggacagagaggagggagtccctccctctaaaaccactctgtgtggggaacatgagagccagaccaaagctcagag gaaccaacgAGGAACTAAACGtaaacctgaacctgaacctgaacccagctgtgtgtccttacagagcgaacagtctttaaatggcCTCATTAATTTTGAAGGACAACAACCTTCTactgcagagag AGAGGATCGggagagctcagaggttcccagtggtcagtctgcccaggagcatcaaacacagctggactccattattatg ctgctggaggaaaatATCATAACTTTTGTGAAGAATGAGCTGAAGAAAATCCAGAAGGTTCTAAATCCAGAATTTCAGTATCAGAAAGAGGATGAGGAGTTGGTGCCAGTTGAGGAAGAAGcaaacagaaaggaaaacagaGAAGCATTTGTGAAGATCACACTGCACTTTCTGAGGacaatgaagcaggaggagctggctgaccgtCTGCACAGCA AATTTCCCATCACCTGCCAGCATAAACTTAAATCTAATcagaagaagaagttccagtgtgtgtttgaggggatcgctaaagcaggaaacccaacccttctgaatcagctctacacagagctctacatcacagagggagggactgcagaggtcaatgatgaacatgaggtcagacagattgaaacagcatccaggaaaccagacaaaccagaaacaacaatcagacaagaagacatcttcaaaggctcacctggaagagatgaaccaatcagaacagtgctgacaaagggagtggctggcattgggaaaacagtcttaacacagaagttcactctggactgggctgaagacaaagccaaccaggacatccagttcatgtttccattcactttcagagagctgaatgtgctgaaagagaaaaagttcagcttggtggaacttgttcatcacttctttactgaaaccaaagaagcaggaatctgcagctttgaagacttccaggttgtgttcatctttgatggtctggatgagtgtcgacttcctctggacttccacaacactgagatcctggctgatgttacagagtccacctcagtggatgtgctgctgacaaacctcatcagcgggaacctgcttccctctgctcgcctctggataaccacacgacctgcagcagccaatcagatcccttcTGACtgtgttgacatggtgacagaggtcagagggttcactgacccacagaaggaggagtacttcaggaagagatttaGAGATAAGGAGCTGGTTTCCaaaatcatctcccacatcaacacatcacgaagcctccacatcatgtgccacatcccagtcttctgctggatcactgctacagttctggaggatatgctgaaaaccagagagagaggagagctgcccaaaaccctgactgagatgtacatccacttcctggtggttcaggccaaagtgaagacgGTTAAGTATGATGGAGGAACTGAGACAGAttcacactggagtccagagagcaggaagatgattgagtctctgggaaaactggcttttgatcagctgcagaaaggaaacctgatcttctatgaatcagacctgacagagtgtggcatcgatatcagagcagcctcagtgtactcaggagtgtttaCACAGATCTTtatagaggagagagggctgtaccaggacaaggtgttctgcttcatccatctgagtgttcaggagtttctggctgctcttcatgtccatctgaccttcatcaactctggagtcaatctgctggaagaacaacaaacagcctcccagacagagcaacacctctaccagagtgctgtgaacaaggccttacagagtccaaatggacacctggacttgttccttcgcttcctcctgggtctttcactgcggACCAATCAGAGTCTCCTACGAGGTCTtctgacacaaacaggaagtggctcACAGACCAAccaggaaacagtccagtacatcaaggtgaagctcagtgagaatctgtctgcagagaaaagcatcaacctgttccactgtctgaatgaactgaatgatcgttctctagtggaggagatccaacagtctctgagttcaggaagtctctccacagataaactgtctcctgctcagtggtcagctctggtcttcattttactgtcatcagaagaagatctgcatgtgtttgacctgaagaaatactctggtTCAGAGCAGGCTCTGCTGAAGATGCTGCCAGTGGTTAAAGCCTCTAAAAAAGCTCT GTTGAATAGCTgcaacctctcagagagaagttGTCAAGCTCTGTCCTCACTTCTCAGCTCTGAGTCCTCTAGTCTCAGACAgttggacctgagtaacaatgagctgaaggattcaggagtgaaagTGTTGTGTTGTGCCCTGAGAAGTCCACACTGTAAATTGGACAcactgag GCTTtcaggctgtctgatcacaAATGAAGGTTGTACTTCTCTGGCTTCAGCTCTGAGTGTTGACCCCTcaagtctgagagagctggacctgagctacaatcatccaggagaggcaggagtgaagctTCTGAAGGAGCTGAGATTGGAAACTGTCAG ggtggagcctgctggagtccaatggctgatcccaggtctgaggaagt attcctgtcaactcacaatcgacacaaacacagt